In the genome of Paenibacillus pabuli, one region contains:
- a CDS encoding pyridoxamine 5'-phosphate oxidase family protein: protein MNFTQLGPEWMEWFNGQDLEQKQHEAMQLLTVSEDGWPHQAMISMGEVVAIAPNLLRLALWPGTQTSMNMSRTGKATLIAVHQQSLLSIRLDVTSLPQLMEALHPRDRFEAQLLNVRVDHAPYAEITSGITFQLKDESGAITRWRETIEELRRYR from the coding sequence ATGAATTTTACACAGCTTGGCCCTGAATGGATGGAGTGGTTCAATGGACAGGATCTGGAGCAGAAGCAGCACGAAGCGATGCAATTACTGACTGTGTCCGAAGATGGATGGCCGCATCAGGCGATGATTAGTATGGGAGAAGTCGTTGCTATCGCACCCAACTTGCTGAGACTGGCCTTATGGCCGGGAACACAGACAAGTATGAATATGAGTCGAACAGGCAAGGCTACCTTGATTGCTGTTCATCAGCAAAGCTTATTATCTATTCGTCTGGATGTGACTTCACTGCCACAGCTCATGGAAGCTTTGCATCCGAGAGATCGTTTTGAGGCTCAGTTGTTAAACGTTCGAGTAGATCATGCACCCTATGCGGAGATTACTTCTGGAATAACATTTCAATTAAAAGACGAATCCGGGGCCATCACACGCTGGAGAGAGACCATAGAAGAATTACGACGATATAGGTAG
- a CDS encoding HD domain-containing protein — translation MEENSPQHLNQNTQQSGHGDQVDGTLTGEAILRAARAFVQGDMAAHTDGHDWPHIERVTALAVELAHRMGADPFICELAALLHDVPDEKLNESLEAGLVKLNAWLDTQPLEAGTREAVVNIINSISYAGGQRAAVSSLEAQVVQDADRLDALGAIGIARTFAFAGARGREMYDPALPPREQMTREEYRNGRSTTINHFYEKLFKLKDLMNTSYGKELAEQRHDFMVQFVEQFKREWEGRFS, via the coding sequence ATGGAAGAGAATTCCCCTCAACATCTGAACCAAAACACGCAACAATCAGGGCATGGGGATCAGGTTGATGGAACGTTAACCGGAGAGGCTATTCTTCGGGCGGCTCGTGCTTTTGTACAGGGAGATATGGCTGCACATACGGATGGTCATGACTGGCCTCATATCGAGCGGGTGACCGCACTTGCGGTCGAGCTTGCGCACCGTATGGGTGCCGATCCCTTTATCTGTGAACTCGCTGCATTGCTTCATGATGTGCCGGATGAGAAGCTGAACGAAAGTCTCGAAGCCGGATTGGTGAAGCTGAATGCGTGGCTGGACACCCAGCCGCTTGAAGCAGGTACACGGGAAGCCGTGGTAAACATTATTAACTCCATTTCCTATGCAGGAGGACAGCGGGCTGCTGTTTCATCTCTGGAAGCCCAGGTGGTGCAGGATGCGGATCGTCTGGATGCACTGGGCGCCATTGGCATTGCGCGTACGTTTGCTTTTGCCGGTGCCAGGGGGCGTGAGATGTATGATCCCGCTCTACCGCCACGAGAGCAGATGACGCGGGAGGAATACCGTAATGGACGCAGTACAACGATCAATCACTTTTACGAAAAGCTGTTTAAACTAAAAGATCTGATGAACACGTCCTATGGCAAGGAACTGGCAGAGCAGCGTCATGACTTTATGGTGCAGTTTGTGGAGCAGTTCAAGCGTGAATGGGAAGGAAGGTTTTCATAA
- a CDS encoding FUSC family protein has product MSFGARVLKTGIAVTLALYLSSMFLNPQSPVPAAIAAIFAMQPSIYRSWKYFLDQLQTTTLGAIVALLGGMVLSNEPIAVGLIIVLVIMICLKLNMGETVGLTLVTVVSIMEASGDWHFALNRFLLTLVGIVSAFLINITVFPPKPKIQFVKQIESVFSGMSLLLRTSISDEIKEVVFRDEKNNLGGSIKSLSDKYNLFEEEQKKMKRSKFSETRQMVVYKQMLLSLQKGFDVLDSVERHYFQAQRTPEMDQFFDTHLELVIKFHEHALLKFEDKLKPNGEEAAQFILDNDRFMEQAISQFDIDQEGMLRLSIVAAAIYDYGYQLERLNRLAEHVHSASEDKESQDKILNWLKWP; this is encoded by the coding sequence ATGTCATTTGGTGCACGTGTACTTAAGACAGGGATTGCGGTCACGTTGGCCCTGTACCTTAGCAGCATGTTCCTGAACCCGCAATCTCCCGTTCCTGCCGCGATTGCGGCCATCTTTGCGATGCAGCCATCCATTTATCGTTCCTGGAAGTATTTCCTGGATCAGCTGCAGACCACCACACTCGGGGCAATTGTGGCCCTGCTGGGAGGCATGGTGCTATCCAATGAGCCCATCGCCGTCGGGTTAATTATTGTGCTGGTTATTATGATTTGTCTTAAATTGAATATGGGCGAAACGGTAGGCCTGACACTGGTAACCGTTGTATCGATTATGGAAGCGTCGGGTGACTGGCATTTTGCATTGAATCGTTTCCTGCTGACACTTGTCGGCATTGTATCTGCGTTTCTTATTAATATCACGGTATTTCCACCCAAACCGAAGATCCAGTTCGTGAAGCAGATTGAGAGTGTGTTCAGCGGCATGTCACTGCTGCTGCGTACATCCATCTCGGATGAGATCAAGGAAGTGGTGTTCCGAGATGAGAAAAACAATCTGGGCGGTTCCATTAAATCTTTGTCAGATAAATATAATTTGTTTGAGGAAGAGCAGAAGAAGATGAAACGTTCCAAATTTAGCGAGACTCGGCAGATGGTCGTCTACAAACAGATGCTGTTGAGTTTGCAAAAAGGATTCGATGTGCTGGATTCCGTAGAGCGCCATTATTTCCAGGCACAGCGAACACCGGAAATGGATCAGTTCTTTGATACACATCTGGAGCTTGTTATCAAATTCCATGAACATGCGCTGCTCAAATTCGAGGATAAGCTGAAACCCAACGGAGAAGAAGCGGCACAGTTCATTTTGGATAATGATCGTTTCATGGAGCAGGCCATTTCCCAGTTTGATATTGATCAGGAAGGGATGCTGAGGCTGTCCATCGTAGCTGCTGCAATCTATGATTATGGCTATCAGCTGGAACGATTAAACCGGCTTGCCGAACATGTGCATAGTGCCAGTGAAGACAAGGAGTCACAGGATAAAATTCTGAATTGGCTTAAATGGCCGTAA